The bacterium DNA segment TCAGCTTCCTGCGCCAGGGCGCCGTCACACAGCGCCAGGTCGCCATGCCGGCACTGGCACTTCAGGTGCCAGTCGGCCAGGACCGAGCACAGGTCAATGGCGTTCTCGGCGAGCAGCTCAAGCGCTTCCTGCTTGGCGTCGGGGCAGGGCGAGGACACGGCAACGGCCTTTTGCTCGGCGCGGAAAGCCTGCAACTCTCCGGCCAGGTCGCTGGGTTCAGTATAGAAGACAAGACGCTGCAGGACGCGAAGGCCACGATCGGTCATGGGAGGCATCTCCGTTCGGAATAGTCAATGTGCGCGGCCCGTGGCCGCGCAAGTGGGAGGAGTATAGCACAGCCCGGAGGAGGGGACAAGGCAAGGGCGCGGTGCAGAAGGCCACAGCCGCGGCCCACGCCCCGGGCGACGATGGCGGTCACCGGCGGCCACTAGTTGAACGGCGCCGGGTCGGCCGTTACCGCGATCAGGTCGAGATACAGAGACTCCCGCGGTGCGAGCTTGACGACGTGCTCGCCGGCCTTGAGCTTGAAGGGCTGCAGGCAGGTCAGGCGCTGCTGCCGGTTCTGGGCCACCATGGACCAGGTCCAGGCGGTGTCGCTGCGGAGGGTCGCCTCGGCCAGCGGCAAGTCGTCCACGCCGAACTGCAGCGCATCATGCGACCCGACCGGCGCCTCCGATCGCGCCCGCATGAGCACGATGTAGCTGCCATCGGCCGGGACTGTGAAGCGGTACTCCGTGGGCTGGCTATCGCGCGCCCCGGCGACGAGGACACACTTCCCGCCCGACGCAGCTTCATCGGCAGTGACTTCGTAGGCGGGCCCCGCCGAGGGTGCCTCCGCCTCCAGGTAGGCCACAAAGCTCCCATCGCCGGCGGGCTTCACCGGCGCTAAGAGATCAGTCCTGGCGTACACGGTGACCGGCCGGGAGTAGCCGTTACCCAGGCGGACGAGGAAGACGCCGCGATACACCTTCCGGGTCTTCATCCGGTCGGGGATGACGCTCACGGTGAACGGCACCGTCTGCCCGGACTTCAGCGTGCCCTGCCCGGGGGTGACGGTGAACCAGTCGAAGGCCTCATTCTGCGCGATCCGGTAGGCGCTGGAGAAGCCCTGGCCCTGCACCGTGGCCACCACCGACTTGCTGCCGCCGGCCTTCACCTCATCCGGAGAGAACCCGAGCTGATAGCGATCCAGGAAGACTGGGATCGGGCGCTCAGGCAGCACCAGACCGGAGCCGGCAGGGATGGCGCCCATGTCCACCTTGCCGCCCGTGGCGGGCGTGAAGTTGTCCAGCGGCGTCCCGTTACCGATGGCCTTCGAGGTAGCCAGCGGCTGGAAGAGCCCCGCGGCGGCGTCGGTGAAGTCGGGCGCCGCGAGCAGGCCGTGAGCCTCCGGAACGGTGTCGGCGGTGGATAGCAGGTTGTAGTCGCACTCGGAGCCCGGTGACGCTGCCCGCCCGCGAACCGCACCCCGCCCGGCGAAGATGTTGTTCGTGGCGATGATGCGGAGGTTCGGCGGGATGGCAAGGTCGCCCGAGTCCCCGTAGCAGGTGTTGTTGAAGATGAACGAAGTGGCGCTGCGACCGTTGGCATAGGAGGAGGTCTTGATGGTCTGTCCCCCGATGCCGCGCTCGTCCCCCATGTTGACCAGCAGGTTCTCGAAGACGTAGGACGGGCTGGACATGCAGCCCTGGATGCTCAGCCCGCACAGGCAGCCCTCGAACTTGTTGCGGAAGACGCGGACGTTCGTCTGCCCGCCGTCAATCTCCAGGGCGTCGTCGTTGGCGAAACAGTGGAAGTTGCCGTAGATGTCCGCGTCCCGGTTGAACCCGCCGTCGAGGTCGTAGTTGCCTGCTCCCTCCCCCGCGTCGTTCCAGCGGTGCAGGTCGCTGCCCACGAAGTCGTTGTAGCGCAGCACGGTGGACTGGGGCTTATCCAGGCCCACAGCCTGCGGGCCGGCGGGATGCGAACAGTACCACGAGTTGGCCGTGCCGACCGGATCGTGGATGTAGCAGCGCTCCACGACGGTCCCGGTGCTCCGGCTGATGCGGATGCCGGTGTCCCAGTTGATCGCCGCGCCATCGTCGGTGTAGAACTTGCCGTCGAGATCGAAGCGCTGCTTCCCGATCCTCCCCCAGCCGGCGATGTCGCAGTTGATGATCCTGACGTGGTCACACTTCTCGACCGCGATCGCGTCCCGCAGCCCGCCGCGCAGCGTCAGCCCGTCGAGGATAACGTACTTCGCCTTCCGCAGCTCGATGAGCGCGCTCTGGCGGTCGTTGCGGAGCACGAAGCCCTCGCGGGCCGTGTACCGGATCCAGCCATCCGGCGTGCCGGACTCGCTGATCGTGAGGCGCCCCGGGAAGCTCTTCTCGTCGAGTACGACTGTCCGGGCGATGGGGACCTCGCTGCTCCAGGTGGTGAAGTCCGTGCGGGCCAGCACCTCGCCCTCGCCCCTGGTCAGTTCCAGCTCGTACGTCGTGCCCTCTTCGAGGTGGACGATGCTGCCCCGGTACATGTTGTCTTCGGCGAAGTAGGCGGGCGGGAACGCGCGCTGCCACTGGCCCCCCTGGCGGCGGAAGCGCATCTGCAGGGCGTCCAGCCTGGGGCTGGTGTAGTAGACGGAGCAGGCGTTGAACAGGGGCACAGCGCAGAAGGGCGGCACCGTCAGCTTGATGTTCCCCCCGGCGTTGCGCTCGTCTATCAGCGCCTGTTCCTGTGCCGTGGGCTTGTCCACGAACTTGACGAGCTTGTAGGTGATGCTCTCGCCTTCGCCGATCGCGTACAGGCAGGCCTCGATGTCCACCGTGCCCTTCCAGCCGAACGTGCTGCGCATGTCCACGGCATACAGGCCGGGCCGATCAATCTCAATGGCGACGCGCTTGTCAAAGGGCTGCTGCTGGATCAGCTTGACGGTTCCCCCGTCCGAAACCGCCGCGACCTCGACCAGGAAGAAGGGGGTCTTGTCCACATCCACATGGAAGACCCGGCTGGCAGTGACCCAGGCCGGCTCTCCCTCGGCATCCTCCAGGTGCAGGCTCCCTGCCTGCGCGGTGATCTTCCCCGGCGTGGAGGTGAACAGCTTCCACTCGCTCTGGGAGAAGTCGTCCACGATCTGCGCGTGGAGCGGGCAGAGCGGAAGAAGGGCCCCGATGAACGCCCAGCAGTGAGCACCTCGCATGATGTGTGCCTCCAGGTGGCACTGGCGGGGCAGGGCCCCGCCGCGTCTGTCTCGCGACGGGAGGATCATACCCCACCGCTAGCGCGGTTGGGAAGGGGCTCAGGGCCAAGCAGCCGGGCAGCCGGGCCGACGTACCGCCTACTGCTGCTGCGTCAGGCGGTACTCCGCGCCGCGAGTCGCCACGGCCCAGTTGTACTCCCGGTCCACCCCTTCGTCGAAGGCACTCAGCAGCACGGGTCGCCACCGCACCCCATCGTACCGCAAGTCCACGGTGGCTCCCCACCAGCGATGGCTGAACTGGATCGACACGCAGTCTGCCGTCCGGTCTGTCACCTCGTATGGGAACCACAGGTCGCCCTTCTTCCACCCTTGCTGCTGCAGGAGCTTGCGGAACCGCCGGTCGGTATAGGGCCACTGGGCCAGATCGTTGTCGTCCGTCATGAACGCGGGGCCCTTGCCTCGCATCCACGGGTACTGGAGCGGGTCGAAGCAGACGCAGAGCTTCTTGCCCTCCCTCTCGGCCATCGGCCCCTGGCGTAGGTACGCCTTGAACACCGCCACCGCCAGTTCAGCGGGGGTAGGGAGGGTGATGGCCAGGACCAGCGGCGCCAGGCCCTCGTGACGCATCGTCACCTCGCGCTCCCGCAGGCGGTACCGGGAGGTGGCATCGAGGCTGCCCGTCATGAACTTGAGTGCGACGTAGAGCACTCCGCCACGCACCGTCGGGGGCACCACGACCGGTTGGGGGCGGCCGTTGACCGTGGCCTCCGTGCTGCCCACCGCCAGGCTGATGGCATCCTCGCCGCGCACCGCTGTGACCTTCCCCTGCGTGTACGTCATCGTGCCTCCCAGCCAGTCCATGACCGTGCGCATCGGCACCATCACCTCATCGCCGATCAGGATGGCGGGGGGAGCCTCCGCCAGGGCCGGCGACAGCCCGCCCAGGGCCAGCAGGACCACCGGCAACAGTCCCACGACGGGGCGCAGTCCAACTCGCGATTCCATGGGGTTGGTCCTTTCGTCTGCTCAGTGATTCGTGGTGAACCGGTACGTGTTGCCCGCGCCCGACACCGTCCAGACCTGCGCAGAGCCCCCGGCTTCGCCCTCGCCATCTATCCTGACCTGCGTGGGGCGCCATCCGCTG contains these protein-coding regions:
- a CDS encoding copper amine oxidase N-terminal domain-containing protein, producing MESRVGLRPVVGLLPVVLLALGGLSPALAEAPPAILIGDEVMVPMRTVMDWLGGTMTYTQGKVTAVRGEDAISLAVGSTEATVNGRPQPVVVPPTVRGGVLYVALKFMTGSLDATSRYRLREREVTMRHEGLAPLVLAITLPTPAELAVAVFKAYLRQGPMAEREGKKLCVCFDPLQYPWMRGKGPAFMTDDNDLAQWPYTDRRFRKLLQQQGWKKGDLWFPYEVTDRTADCVSIQFSHRWWGATVDLRYDGVRWRPVLLSAFDEGVDREYNWAVATRGAEYRLTQQQ